CATTCCGGTCCCGGCGAGGGGCTTTTGTTCTTTGGAAATGTGATCATCCCTTTTGTGGACCACTTCCCGAAGGACACACTCTTGTACAGCGTGCTTACCACAAGACCGGATGAAGTAGCGGGGACCAAAGCGTGAGACAAAAATTAAAATGGATCGGAGGTGAGAACAATGGCACACGACAGGGAATTTCAAAGGAGGCGCAAAGATACCCGGATGCCGGTGCGTGATTCCCACGGGGAGGATCAACCGGCAGCCAGGCAGACCGAACAGAATTTTGACCTGCGCAGGGCACGGGACACCCCTTCTTCTGTCAACGGCAAGACACACAGGCAGGACATCCCTGTACAGACGGAATTTTCCCATCTGTCACCGGAAACACCGGCGTCCTTGCTGGAACAGGGCGAAGCGTATGCAACCGCTTTGGATGGTTTTTCGGAACACTTTGAGACACCGGATGCTACCAGGACAGCGCCCCCGATACAGGACAACGTGCGAAGCAATTTCCGGCAGGAGGCTTCCAGGCGTTCTTTTGTAACAGAGGATGTGACAGACCATGATACCGGAAAATATGCTCCTTCTTCCGAAGGCTCAGCCCCACCGAACGGCACAGACAGATCCGGTCAGGAACACCGTTACCGAACACACCAGCATGGGAACAAATATCAGCAGCGTTTTCAGGAAGCGGCACAGGCGGAGGAACAGGCAGCGCAGAAGGAAAAGGGTATGGATAGCGAACCGCCGAAAACATCCAAACTGGAATTTACTGCGGATGAACTGCCGCCGGAGCCAAAGGATAAAAAGCTCACCCATGCAAGACGGAGGGCGGAACGGACTGCACAAAAAGCAGAGCAGGCACAAGACCGTCTGCCAGCCCGGAAGAAACTGCGCATGGAGACGGTTTCCGACCCGGAGACCGGAAAAGCCAAAAAACACTTAAAATTTGAAAAGGAGGTTAAATCCCAAAAGGCCCATGTAAAAGGACCTGTACCTCTGCGTCCGGTCAAGGCGGGCGCCAATACTGCCATTGGTTACGCTCATAAAAAGATTTATGAGGCAGAGGATGAAAATGTGGGGATCAAGGCAGCCCACCGCTCTGAACTTGTGGGCGAGGCGGGGCTTCGCACGGCATATCACCGGCATAAAACTGCCCCCTACCGAAAGGCAGCGAAATTACAGCAAAAATCAGCAAAGGCAAACGCAAGACTTGCCCACCGGCAGGCTCTTAGCGACCACCCGGAGTTGAAGAAACATGCGATTGCCCGGATGTGGCAGAAACAAAAACTGAAAAGGCAGTATGCCAAGGCTGCCCGTGAAGCCGGGAAACAGGCCAAAAATGCCGCAGTCGCAACAGAGAGGGTCAGCGTCGGTATTGTCCATGCGGTCAAACAGCACCCTGTGATCTGCCTTGTTCTCCTGCTTCTCCTTTTGGTAATTTTCCTGATCATGTCCCTGTTTTCTACATTCTCCAATATCGGAACCGGCGGTCTGGGAAGTCTGGCTGCTTCTACCTATCTTGCAGACGATCAGGACATCAATCAGGCGGAGCTTACCTATACCGAGTGGGAAACAGATCTGCAAATGGAAATAGACCGGGTGGAATCAGACCGCCCCGGCTATGACGAATACCGGTATAACCTGGGCGCGATCGAGCATGACCCGTATGTGCTGATGGGGTATCTGACTTCTGCTTATCAGGGATTTACTTACGATGAAGTGGAAAGCGTGCTGCGGCAGCTTTTTCAGGAACAATATACCCTGTCCTTTTCAGAAGAAACCGAGATCCGTTATCGCACAGAAACTTCCGTTGACCCGGAAACCGGGGAAGAAACCCAGGAGGAAGTGCCTTATGAATGGCGCATCTTAAATGTCAAGCTCACAGTCACACCTCTGGAAAACCTGGTCGTTTCCCGGATGAACGCAGACCAGAAAGAGATCTGCGAGATCCTGCTGCAGACAAAAGGAAACCGCCAGTATGTCAAAAATGTCTTTGGCACCAACTGGCTTCCTTATGTGACCAGCTACTACGGCTATCGGGTACATCCCATCAGCGGGGAAAAGAACTATCACACCGGTGTGGACATCGGGATGCCGGAGGGCACAGAGATCCTTGCCGGGCATGACGGAACGGTCACCCTTGCGGGAAATGCCGGCGGTTATGGCTTGTGTGTCGCTATTGAAGGCGAGGCATACGAAGAACATACCCTGACGACCAAATACGGGCACTGTTCCCAGATCCTTGTTTCTGCCGGGCAGGAGGTCAAAGCCGGGGATGTGATTGCAAAGGTCGGGAATACCGGAAATTCTACCGGGGCCCACCTGCACTTAGAAGTCCTGGTTGACGGCCAGTATTTGAATCCCCTGTATTTTGCCGATACCGGCGATACCAGCGAACGGCACCTGCCGGAAGTTGGTTCAGGCGGCACAGGAAACTACTTCGATTATGACATTCCACCGGAAGCCCTTGCAGATGAACAGTTTGCCGCAATGATGGCCGAGGCGGAAAAATATCTTGGCTATCCGTATGTATGGGGAGGCGCAAGCCCTTCCACTTCCTTTGACTGTTCCGGCTATGTGTCCTGGGTAATCAACAACTGCGGCGTTGGCTGGAATTTTGGAAGGCTGACCGCGGATGGTCTTTTAGGTGTATGTACGCCGGTATCAAGTGCGGATGCAAAACCGGGCGACCTGATCTTCTTCCAGGGGACCTACAACACCAGCGGCGCAAGCCATGTAGGGATCTATGTGGGAAATGGAATGATGATCCACTGTGGAGACCCGATTTCTTATGCAAACATCAATACAAGCTACTGGCAGCAGCATTTTTATACATTTGGGCGTCTGCCTTAACAGATTGGAGGTAATAAATTGAATCCTAAAATTGAAAAACTGGAAAAGGAAATTGAAAAGACCAAAACAAAGATTGCGGAAATGCAGGCAAAGCTCCATAAGCTGGAGGAACAGAAAACAGAGCTGGAAAATACCGATTATGTAGCGGTGGCGCGCAGTTTCAAACTGACGCCCCAGCAGCTTGCGGATTTTTTGAAATCACAGCAGGCAGCCCCTTCGGAAACTGTTTTACCGCAGGAGAAGGAGGATGTGCATGAGGCTTAAAAAACTTTCCCTGCTGCTGGCGCTTACGCTTCTTGTAAGTGTCAGCGCATTACCTGTAACGGCTCATGCCGGCGGTTCCAAAGACACCACACCGCCAACGCTGACTGCTTCCATGGAGGGCGATGCCCTGAAAATAGAAAGCAGTGACGATCTATCCGGCGTGGAGGCGGTCTTTGTTGATGAAAACCGTATCAACTCCCTCACCGACGGGAAAGCGTCGGTCGCACTGAAAGATTATGCCGGAACAGAAAAACAGGTAAGCATATACGCAAAAGATTATGCCGGCAACCGTTCTGATGTGGTAAAGCTGGATAATCCGTATTACAAAGAACCGGCTCCTGAAAAGAAACCTGCTACGACAGCACCCCAGAGTCCGTCCGGTACACAGACAAAACCGCCTAAGGAAGAAAAACCTTCCGGCTCAAACGCTGCAACCCCTTCCGGCGGCGGAAATTCTTCCGGTTCAGATAACAGTACCGGACAGCAGGAAAATACTTCTGCGATCCCGGAAGGTGCATTTACCCCGGAAGGCACCGGAACGGTACAGGACAACATCAGCGGTACGGATGGGGAAAAACAGTTTTACACCATCACTACGGACGCGGGCAATGTCTTTTATCTGGTGATCGACGGGAAACGGGAAGATAACAATGTCTACTTCTTAAACGGCGTCACAGAGTCCGACCTGATGGCACTTGCAGAAAAGAACAATGGCAGCATGAGCATGATCCCCCAGGAAGAAAGCTGTAACTGCACAGAAAAAATGTGAGGCAGGAAAGGTTAATACCGGCTGTCCGGTCTGCAAAAATGACTTAAATGGCTGCAAAGGAAAAGAAAAAGCCGGCGGAAACTGAAAAACCGGCAGAACCGGAAAAGCCGAAGAAAGAAACCGGCAGCGTCGGCACGATCCTGTTTATCCTTGCTGCCTTACTTGCGGTCGGCGGGATCGGTTACTATGTAAAAATCGTGCGTCCGAAACAGCAGGCCGAGGACGATGCGGAATTTGAGGATGACGGTTATGGCGAAGGCTTTGACCCGGATGAGGCATACGGGGAACCGGAATATCTTTCCGAGGATGATTTTGACGACAAGGACAGCAAATAAGGCCGTCCTTTTAGATTTTATGAAAGTGAGGATTTTTTCATGGAACATATCATAACCAGACGCCGCGGCTTTCGCAAGCTGTTGGCGTTTTTGCTTTGTATGGCAAGCATTTTGGGGCTTCTTCCGGCTCAGGCTTTTGCCATGTCTGTCGGACAGACGGCAAGCTCCTGGCTGGGCGACCAGTATGTGGGCTCTGATGGGAACCACTACCGTGCCCCGGCGCCTTACACCTATCTTGCCTACCATGCAGACGGAACCATCGATGTACACACCAGTTCCGGGGGCAATGCTTACCGGCACTATATGCTGACGGATTCTGACGGGATCAGCCACCAGGTTTACTGTGTGGAGAGCGGGATTCCTTACCATACTTCGGAAAATACCTATGTTTCGGAAAGCGGGACCAACAGCCAATACCTGAACCTGCTTCCTGCCGAGGCAAGGAGGGGGATCACCCTGACTGCGATCTATGGCTGGAAACCCGGTGCGGCGCTCCCTGTTTCCGGAATCAACGAGGATGACTATAAGATGGCAACCCAGATCATCCTTTGGGAATACCAGCAGCAACTTAGAAGCGATCCGTACAGCCGCCACGGAAACGGCCACGCAGACGCCGACCAGTATTTCAGCGTGATCGCCGGACGACCGGCAGAAAAAGCCTATGACTGGATTCTTGCACAGGTCGCTTCCCATTCCACAGTACCTTCCTTTACTTCTTCTAAGAAAAGCGAAGCACCGGAACTGGAACTGAAATGGGATGTAGAAAAAAAGGTCTATACCCTGACGGTCACAGATACCAATAACTTGAAGATCGATCTGGAGGCTTTGAAAGGCAGCGGCGTTTCTGTGACAAGAAACGGAAATGAATACACCTTTACCAGCAGGCAGATGATGATGGACCCGGTGCTGTTTGAATTCCGAAAGAATATCCCGGTGGCAAACGACATGCTGATCTGGGGCAGACCCGGCTACCAGACCATGATGACCGGCGCCAGCGATCCGGTTTCCTTCTTTGTAAAATTCAAAACGGAAACTTACGGTACCGCAAAACTTGTCAAGACCAGTGAGGACGGCATTGTTTCCGGTATCACCTTCCATATCTCCGGTACGGACATTTTGGGAAATGAAGTCAATGAGGAAGTTACGACCGGAGAAAACGGCCAGATTGAAAAGAAGCTCCTGCCGGGAACCTATCTGGTAAAAGAACTTCCGGTGGACCGCTATGTGACCCCTTCCGCACAGTACGTGACCATTGAAAGCGGGCAGACTTCTTCGGTACATTTCAGCAATATTCTGAAGAAATTTCGCGTCCATGTGGTAAAGAGTGATGCTGACACCGGAAATGCTCAGGGGGATGCCACGCTTGCAGGGGCGGCCTATGGGATCTTCCGTGATGGCGAACTGATCGACACTTATACTACCGGACCGGATGGCAGCTTTATGACCCGCTATTATGTATGCGGGGATGGCTGGACGATCCGGGAAATCGAACCGAGCACCGGGTATCTTCTGAATGAAACCATTTATGAAGTGGGTGCATCCCCTTCCCTGTATGAAGTGGAACTCAATACCACAGAAAATCAGGTGACGGAAACGGTTATTTACGGAAATATCCAGCTTGTCAAGCACACCGATGACCTGGACCCGGATGTGCCTGAGGGCGAAAAATACCGACGATCCCAATGCTGGTATCATCGAACGCCCGGAAGCAGGCGCAGTCTTTGAAGTTTACTTAAAGGCAGCCGGGAGCTATGACGCGGCAAAGGAAAGTGAACGTGACCTTCTTACCACGGATGCGGATGGTTTTGCTTCCAGTAAACCGCTTCCTTATGGACATTATACGGTCCATCAGATCGCAGGCGAGGAAGGCAAAGCCTTTGTCCCGGACTTTACGGTATTCATTTCCTCTGACGGAAAGACTTACAGCTATATCCTGAACAACCGCACCATCACAGCCCGTCTGAAAGTTGAAAAATGTGACGCAGAGACCGGAAAGATTATCCCTGTGACCGGAACCGGTTTTCAGATCAAGGATCTTTCCACCGGGGAATTTATCACCCAGACCGTCTACTATCCGAACCCGGAAACACTGGATACCTTCTATGTTTCTGACGAGGGCTGGCTGATGCTGCCGGAGCCTTTGGCCGCCGGGGATTATGAACTTTATGAGGTGGCTGCCCCTTATGGCTATGTGCTTTCCGATCAGCCGGTACCGTTTACCATTGACGGCAGCGAGGCGGTTGTGACGGTCACTCAGTACAATATGCCGCAGAAAGGCCAGCTTACCATCACAAAGACCGGAGAAGTATTTGCTTCTGTCCAGGAAAACGACGGACTGTACCAACCGGTATATGAGGTTGCCGGACTTCCCGGAGCGGTCTATGATGTGATCGCAGATGAAGATATTTATACCGGTGACGGTACCTTGCGGGCAGAAAAAGATACGGTTGTGGAAACACTTACGACCGGCGAGGACGGCACAGCGAAAAGCGGGTCTCTCTATCTTGGCCGTTATCGTCTGGAGGAACGTCAGGCGCCTTCCGGCTGTGTGTTGAATCCTCAACCGGAATATGTGGAACTGACCTATGCGGGTGAGACCGTAGAGGTTACACAGACAGCGGCCGGTCTTTATGACGAACGCCAGAAAGTGGATGTCACACTTTTCAAGGCAATGGAGACCGATGACCTGTTCGGTCTTGGCATGAACGAGGAATATAAGGATATTTCCTTTGGACTTTATGCTTCCGCAGACCTGACGGCGGCAGATGGCAGCGTAATCCCGGCAGGTGGACTTCTGGAAGTGGTCTCTGTTTCGTCTGAGGAATCCGGCGGTTACAGCGCTTCCTTCGCTTCCGACCTGCCTTTTGGCAGCTATTATGTCAAGGAACGCACAACCAACGGCGCCTATATCCTTTCGAATCAGGAATATCCGGTTGTCTTTGAGTATGCTGGTCAGGAAACCGCCCTGGTACAGATCCTTGTCAATGAAGGCGAGGCTGTTTCCAATGAACTTCTCCGTGGGCGTGTAGACGGTGTAAAAGTCGGGGAAAACCCGGAAGGCGGCGAGGATGTCACGCTTGCCGGTGCGCTCATGGGTCTGTTTAGACCTGATACCGAAGAATTTACTGAAGAAAATGCGCTGCTTACTGCTATTACCGGAAAAGACGGCAGTTTTTCCTTTGAGAACATTCCTTACGGACACTGGATCGTCAAGGAGATCTCTGCCCCTGACCTTTATACGGTAAGCCCGCAGCAGCACCATGTATATATCGGTGCAGACGGACAGCATATCGAGATCCGTGTGGAAAACACCCTGATCCGCGGCAGTGTGCAGGTAACTAAAACCGAAGCTGTGGAGGAACCGTCCCCTGTGGAAAAGGAGGATAAGAAAGACAAGAATTCTTTCCTGCGCTTCCTGCCCGGTGCAGTGTTCGACCTGTATGCGGATTTCAACGCCAACCAGGAATATGATCCTGACGATCAAAAGATCGGTACGCTGAAAGAAACCGATGCAGGCTATCATACGGCGGAAAACCTTCTGGCTGGCGGCTACTTTATCAAAGAAAGCAAAGCGCCGGAGGGCTATCAGCCTGACTCAAACGCTTACTATTTTTCCATCACAGAAGATGGACAGGTCGCAGTTGTGGAAAATGGAGAAGCCGGGCACGGATTTACCAATGAGGCTTACCGCGGCAACTTAAAGATCACAAAGGATTCCAGCGACGGGCGCAAAGATGGTTTTGCCATCGAGGTTAAGAGTGCGGACGGCTCCTACTGCGAGACATTCACCACTCCAAAATCCGGCGTGATTGAAGTTAAGGGCCTTCGTGTCGGTATTTATACCGTAACAGAAGTTGCAAACCGGGCAAGCAAGGATTACATCATTCCTGATGCCGCTACGGTGGAGATCAAGGCAGATCAGACATCTACGGTCCAGTTCTTTAATGAAAAACCGGAAAAGCCGGATAACCCAAAGAACCCGGAAAAGCCTTCTGTTCCCTCCAATCCTTCCACCCCTCAAAAGCCGGTACCGCAGACCGGGGATGATCCGTATATTTTCCTGTATGGCGGACTGCTGGCAGCCGCACTGATCGGCGGCAGCGTATTTGCTGTGTATTATTTCAAAAAGGGAAAATACAGCAGGACTTCCCTGAAAAGAACGGCTGTCGGGGTTTCTGTCCTTTCACTCTGCGTTCTGGTGGCTCTTGGCAGCGGTTTTTTGGTGTTCCGTGACTTGAACCAGTATGCTGAGAGTAAAGATGCCTATCGAGATCTTGCCGGATATGTAGAAGTACCGGAGCAGACAGACTCCCCGGAACAGGCAACCGATCCGACAGAAACAAAACAGGACGATGCCGATATTGTCCTGCCTTCGGTAGACTTTGAAGCGCTCCGTGAAAATGGACCGGACATCATCGGATGGCTTTCCCTTCCTGATACGGTGCTCAATTATCCGGTGACGCAGACTGACAACAATGAGTATTACCTGAACCATCTTTATGACGGGACCTATAACAAGGTTGGCTGCCTGTTTGCCGACTATGAAAACCGGGCAGATTTTTCAGACCGCAATACGATCATTTACGGTCATAATATGCGGGATGGTTCCATGTTTGCCTTGCTGAACCGGTACGATGAACAAAGTTACTTTGATACTCACAGGCAGATGTATCTCGTTACTCCGAAGGGGGGTTATGTCATGGAGATCTTTACGGCATTTGCAGCAAAACCGGAAGAATCCGGCAGTAAAACTTCTCCCTGGCAGCTTTCCTGGAAGGATGACGGTGCTTATACTACCTGGCTTACAGCTATGAAGGAACGTTCTGCGGTGGAAAGTGATGTGACTGTGACCTGCAGCGATAAGGTACTGACCCTTTCTACCTGTACGCCGGGCGGCACAGGACGCTTTCTTGTCATGGGAAAACTCGTGAAAGTAGATAACGAAATATAGATTTTAGACGGTGCGGGGGCAAAAGCTCCCGCACCTGCTGTTTACAAGGAGGATTTTATTTTATGGTAAATACCATGATTTCCATTCCCGGCTATGTCCATCTTTACCGCTCGCTTTTGCGGTTTTACGACATGCCGGAAAATGAAGTCCGGGAAATGCTCTATCTTCTGAATACGGCAAACCTGGACTGCTATGAGTATTATCACCCGGACCGCAGTGTGATCCAGAGCGGACCGGTCGCTTTTTGCGGATGGCTGGAAACGAAAGACTGCCGCCCTTACCGCACAGAGGTACAGCTTTACAAATCGCTGCTGTTTTTGAAGCACAGCATCGACCGTGACCTGATCGTATCAGCTCAAAGGGAGGCTCTGCAAACCCTGCGCTGTATTATCTCCAATCTGGAATACCGCTTTTATAAAGCCTATGGCATGGAGATCGAGGACAAACGCACGGTCTATGGGGAATGTACCTACCGTCTGGTTCCCAGGGAGGATGAACCCAGCGTGTGCCTGATGCACGACTGGATCTACCTGCCAACTGCCTGATGTCACGAATAATATATAAAATATGTGACATATATGAAAACTGTACTGCCTTGCAAAATTTTTGATTTTTGATGTATAAATCAGATTTTTAATGGGAACACTCAAAATAAGAGGAATAGGACCTATTGCAATCATGTCACGAATAATATATAATATTCGTGACATGAAGGGAGGCGGTATTGTGGACAACGGATATACAAAACGAATACGAGAGCGTGTTCTTTCTCTTGAAGATGGAACTGTTTTTGTGATGTCTGATTTTGCGGATATTGCAGATACATCCACTATTCGTCAAAGTTTAAGCCGTTTAGTGCAATCAGGAACATTGCGCCGTATTTTGAAAGGAGTTTATGAAAAACCAAAATATAGCAAACTTCTGGATGAATATGTGGCGGCAGACCCGGAAGCGGTGGCGAACGCATTGGCACGAAGTTATCACTGGACGATTGCCCCATGTGGGAATACAGCATTGAACCTGTTAGGTCTTTCAACACAGGTAACAGCAGTATGGTCCTATATCAGCGATGGTCCATATAAGACCTACGAGTGGAACTCTACAAAGCTGGAATTTAAGCACCGGACCAATAAGGAGATTACCGGATTGTCCTATATGACAAGTTTGGTTATACAGGCATTAAAAACGCTTGGCAGATCGAATGTTACGCCAGAAGTCATACAGATGCTTTCCGAAAAACTGACAGACAAGGATAAACAGGCTTGTTTGAAGGAAGCAACCGAGTCTACGGATTGGGTTTACGATACGATACGGCAGATTTGTGGAGGTGAAAAGGTACAATGAGAAATATAGCAAGACTTTCAGATAACGACCGCAGGGAGCTGTTCAGAAATACAGCAGATAAAATGGGGCTGAATGATGCCATCGTGGAAAAAGACTTTTGGGTATGTTTTACGCTGGATTATTTATTTCACCGCTCACCATGGAAAGAGTCCATCACCTTTAAGGGTGGTACCAGCCTTTCAAAAGCCTTTCACCTGATCAGCCGGTTTTCAGAAGATATTGATTTGATTCTGGACTGGCGTGTATTGGGATATGGCAAAGATGAACCATGGGAGAAACGTTCCAATACAAAACAGGATGCTTTTAACAAAGAAGCCAATGTGCGTGCAGAGGTATTTCTGTCCGAAACATTCTGCCCGGCAGTCAAAGCCGGCTTATCCCAGGAAATCGGTTGTGAAGCAAATGTCTACATAGATGAAAAGGATAAACAGACGGTCATTTTCGCCTATCCGCACCTTTTTACGAATACGGCGACTTTACAGGTGATCCGTTTAGAGATTGGTGCGCTGGCAGCGTGGACTCCTGCAAAAACAGCGCTGATCGAACCATACGCGGCAAAATATTATCCGAAGATTTTTGAGCAAAAAGAAACCGCAATCCTTACCGTTGCCCCGGAACGGACCTTCTGGGAAAAAGCCACAATCCTGCACCATGAAGCGAACAGACCGGAACATTTGGAAATGCCGCAGCGGTATTCCAGACATTATTATGATCTCTACCGCATGGCTGCAACACCGGTTAAAGAAGCTGCTTTTTCCAGGCTTGACCTCCTGAAGAAAGTTGTAGATTTCAAAATGAAATTCTATCCCAGATCATGGGCGAAGTACCCGGAGGCTGTGCCGGGCACATTAAAATTACTCCCGCCGGAATATCGGTTTGCAGCATTGGAAGCGGACTATAACTCTATGCAGGATATGTTGTATGGGGATGTTCCGACATTTGAGACAGTCATAGCAGCGGTCCAGGAACTGGAAAAAGAGATCAATACACTATAAACAATTACATATCCATTTATTTGCCGGCTATTCTAAGATGCTTTAGAATAGCCGGTTTCTTGTTTTCAAAGGAGGGATGCTATATTACGCAAAATGAAGTCAATGCCGTTTTTGACGAACAGGTGCGGCTCTGTGCTGATACCTTGAAACGGAAAACCAAAGAATACACCGGGGATGACCCGGACCGGCTGGGTGCATTTAAGGCAGCGGCAGCTTTACAGCACACAACGCCCCAGCGTGCCCTTGCCGGTATGCTGGCAAAGCATATTGTTTCTCTATACGATATGTGCTTTGCCGAAGAAGTGGTTTATCCGATGGACACATGGGACGAAAAGATCACAGACAGTCTTAACTATCTGTTCTTACTGAAAGCGATTGTAAAGGAGGGACATACCAATTAAACAGATTGAAGTAAAAATTTTGAACTGCCAGGCGGTAGCGGAAGCAGAAAAAAACATGGTCTTTGCGGCAAGGCTTACCCAGCAGGGACATAAGATTGCCTCAATGGACGACCTGATGGAGCTCTACGAAAAATCATTCAGCGTTCAGACAGTAGCAGCTATGGGGGCGCTTCCCCATCCTACCATCCAGAAATTTGCGGTGATCACGGTAGCCATTGTCGGCGCCAGCAGGCGTTTTCTGGCGCAGATCACCCGCCACCAGAACGAAGTAAAATTTATGAGTGCATCGCTGCAGTACAGCAACTATACGGGACAGGCGGATTTCGCTGTCCCGTATTCTATTATGACGGCTCCGGCAGTGGTACGGGAACTGTACTTAAAAAGCTGTAATGAAAGCATGAAATGTTATGAAGCCCTGTGCACTGCCGGAAGCGGGCACGATGCGGCCGGCTATGCCACGCCCCAGGGATTGCGGAATGTACTGCTCATCAGCGCCACCCCTTATCAGTGGAAACATATCATCAGCCAGCGGGTATGCCGGAGAAATACAGATGAAACAAGGATCGTGCTGCTAAAGGTCTGGAAAGAACTTTATGAACTAAGCCCTACTTTGTTTGCCCCATCACTGACCGGGCCTTTTTGTCAGATGGATCGATGTCTGGAAGGGAAAATGACCTGCGGACGAAAACTGCAGGCAAATATGACGCCAGAGGATATTTTGGAAAAAGATTATCCTGCTCTTTGGGAAGGAGACTGCCGATGAAAATAAAACTGATCGACTTTGGCGTACCGGAGCACCAGCGTCCTTACCGTCCGCATGGCAATGATGCCGGAGCGGATGTTTATCTGCCCTATGACTGTACCTTACAGCCCGGAGAAATCGCCAAAATTCCTTTGGGTTTTGGACTGGAAATACCGGATGGATATGCGGGATATATCTTTCCCCGTACCAGCATGGCGGTAAAAGGTCTGGTCTGTGAACTGCCGCCTGTGGATTCCGGCTACCGTGGAGAGATCCATGCGATCATCAGCAATGTAAGCAATCAGGCGCAGTCTCTTTTTAAGGGAGCCCGTATCGGGCAGCTTGTGATCACGCCGATCGTCATTGCGGATTTTGTAACCGATCTGGGAACAGAACGAGGAACCGGCAGCTTTGGCAGTACCGGCGAATAGAAAAAGGCTGTTTGGAGAACAGTTTTTGAATACTTATCGGTATAGGGAGCGGACATTTCGAGAACATTATAAAATATAATAAAGAAAGTCACGAAAAAAGCGGCCATTACCGTGACCGCTTACT
Above is a window of Oscillospiraceae bacterium NTUH-002-81 DNA encoding:
- a CDS encoding peptidoglycan DD-metalloendopeptidase family protein, producing the protein MAHDREFQRRRKDTRMPVRDSHGEDQPAARQTEQNFDLRRARDTPSSVNGKTHRQDIPVQTEFSHLSPETPASLLEQGEAYATALDGFSEHFETPDATRTAPPIQDNVRSNFRQEASRRSFVTEDVTDHDTGKYAPSSEGSAPPNGTDRSGQEHRYRTHQHGNKYQQRFQEAAQAEEQAAQKEKGMDSEPPKTSKLEFTADELPPEPKDKKLTHARRRAERTAQKAEQAQDRLPARKKLRMETVSDPETGKAKKHLKFEKEVKSQKAHVKGPVPLRPVKAGANTAIGYAHKKIYEAEDENVGIKAAHRSELVGEAGLRTAYHRHKTAPYRKAAKLQQKSAKANARLAHRQALSDHPELKKHAIARMWQKQKLKRQYAKAAREAGKQAKNAAVATERVSVGIVHAVKQHPVICLVLLLLLLVIFLIMSLFSTFSNIGTGGLGSLAASTYLADDQDINQAELTYTEWETDLQMEIDRVESDRPGYDEYRYNLGAIEHDPYVLMGYLTSAYQGFTYDEVESVLRQLFQEQYTLSFSEETEIRYRTETSVDPETGEETQEEVPYEWRILNVKLTVTPLENLVVSRMNADQKEICEILLQTKGNRQYVKNVFGTNWLPYVTSYYGYRVHPISGEKNYHTGVDIGMPEGTEILAGHDGTVTLAGNAGGYGLCVAIEGEAYEEHTLTTKYGHCSQILVSAGQEVKAGDVIAKVGNTGNSTGAHLHLEVLVDGQYLNPLYFADTGDTSERHLPEVGSGGTGNYFDYDIPPEALADEQFAAMMAEAEKYLGYPYVWGGASPSTSFDCSGYVSWVINNCGVGWNFGRLTADGLLGVCTPVSSADAKPGDLIFFQGTYNTSGASHVGIYVGNGMMIHCGDPISYANINTSYWQQHFYTFGRLP
- a CDS encoding DUF4315 family protein, whose product is MNPKIEKLEKEIEKTKTKIAEMQAKLHKLEEQKTELENTDYVAVARSFKLTPQQLADFLKSQQAAPSETVLPQEKEDVHEA
- a CDS encoding DUF6088 family protein; this encodes MDNGYTKRIRERVLSLEDGTVFVMSDFADIADTSTIRQSLSRLVQSGTLRRILKGVYEKPKYSKLLDEYVAADPEAVANALARSYHWTIAPCGNTALNLLGLSTQVTAVWSYISDGPYKTYEWNSTKLEFKHRTNKEITGLSYMTSLVIQALKTLGRSNVTPEVIQMLSEKLTDKDKQACLKEATESTDWVYDTIRQICGGEKVQ
- a CDS encoding nucleotidyl transferase AbiEii/AbiGii toxin family protein; its protein translation is MRNIARLSDNDRRELFRNTADKMGLNDAIVEKDFWVCFTLDYLFHRSPWKESITFKGGTSLSKAFHLISRFSEDIDLILDWRVLGYGKDEPWEKRSNTKQDAFNKEANVRAEVFLSETFCPAVKAGLSQEIGCEANVYIDEKDKQTVIFAYPHLFTNTATLQVIRLEIGALAAWTPAKTALIEPYAAKYYPKIFEQKETAILTVAPERTFWEKATILHHEANRPEHLEMPQRYSRHYYDLYRMAATPVKEAAFSRLDLLKKVVDFKMKFYPRSWAKYPEAVPGTLKLLPPEYRFAALEADYNSMQDMLYGDVPTFETVIAAVQELEKEINTL
- a CDS encoding FAD-dependent thymidylate synthase yields the protein MVFAARLTQQGHKIASMDDLMELYEKSFSVQTVAAMGALPHPTIQKFAVITVAIVGASRRFLAQITRHQNEVKFMSASLQYSNYTGQADFAVPYSIMTAPAVVRELYLKSCNESMKCYEALCTAGSGHDAAGYATPQGLRNVLLISATPYQWKHIISQRVCRRNTDETRIVLLKVWKELYELSPTLFAPSLTGPFCQMDRCLEGKMTCGRKLQANMTPEDILEKDYPALWEGDCR
- a CDS encoding deoxyuridine 5'-triphosphate nucleotidohydrolase, producing MKIKLIDFGVPEHQRPYRPHGNDAGADVYLPYDCTLQPGEIAKIPLGFGLEIPDGYAGYIFPRTSMAVKGLVCELPPVDSGYRGEIHAIISNVSNQAQSLFKGARIGQLVITPIVIADFVTDLGTERGTGSFGSTGE